The Methylococcus sp. Mc7 genomic sequence AGGCATGGATGACCAGGCGAATGATGGCATAGAACAGGATGAAGGCCAGCGTGAGGGCGCCGGCGAGTATCACCAGCGAAGATTCCAGCGTCCAGGGGCCATAGCCGATGATGACGTAGCCGGGATCGCCCTGGGCCAGGAAATGGCGGTAGACGTAATACGCCGCCCCGGCGACGAGGGCCAGGATCGCGGCCGCGATGGCGAGTCTTCTCACGGTTTGCCCCCCGGCGCGTCGCTTCCAGGAGAGGCGGCAGGCGCGGCCGTGCTTGCCGGTGTGACGACGTCGGTTTCGAGCCGCAGTTTTTCGATGTTGCGGAGCAAAGTGAGCGATCCGCTGATGTCGGGGAAGGAGGCCTTGAGCCGGACGCCGGCCATGGCCCGGAGGTCGCTCGATATGTCCTTGAAGGCGGAGGAGTCGCGGTCGAAGTTTTCGTTCAGCCAGGCGGTTGCGGATTCCAGGTTGCTGTGGAACAGCGCATCGTCGCCGCGCAAAATGGAGGTGCGGGTCATCTCCAGTTTGAGCAGCAGGATTTCCCGGAGGCCGGCGGCTTCCTGCGGAGTCAGGACGGCATGCACGGGGCGGTCGCTGCGGCGCACGGTGACCAGCCCCTTGAGCTGCTCGAGGGTGGAGTCGACGGCATCGCCGGTTTCAGCCTCCGGCGATTTTGTCTTTGGCGTTTCCCGCGGTTCCTTCGACATATCGGGATGCGGCAGGAACAACGGCAGCTCCCGTGTCTTGGCCTCGATCGCCAGCAGCTTGGCCGACAGCCCGACCACGTCGGGCGCCTGGAAGGCCTCGAGCCGATTGATTTCTTCCGCCAGCGCTTCCCGCACCTTGAACACGCCCGGGTCGCCGCTGTCGTGGAGCCGCTGGTCCGCGGCCTGCATGGCTTCGAGGACGGACTTCACGTCGCCGCTCAGGTGCAGCTTTTGGTTGGCGATGCCCAAAAGATATTCGGCGTCGGCGATCAGGACGTCGCTGTGGGTCCGGCTCAGCTGGCGCTGGATGGCCTGGATGGATTGCGCCAGTTCTTTGCGCGTGTCCTCGAGTTTCTGGCCGAAACCGGCGGATTGCTCGCCGAGCAGGCGCTCCAGCTTGCTGTCTTCGGTTCCGAGCTGGGACTGCAGGGTGGCGACCTGTGAATGCAGGGTGGCGAGCTGGGTCTGGAGGCTGCTGACCTGGCGGCTGAGTTCCAGCACGTGCAGATCGCCCTTGTTGAGTTCGCCGCCCAGGCCTTCCTGCTTGGAACGCAGCTCCTGGATCAGAAAATAGCCTGCGGTGGCCAGCAGCAGTATGGCCGCCAGCATCGAGTAACCCAGCCAGGCGACTATCCGTGATTTGCGCGGCGGATGCGCCGGAACCGGGGCGGCGGCTTTCCCCTGCAGGGGGTGTGGGTCTTCCCCGGCTGCCGGTCGCTGCGGCGCGTCGGTCATTTGTTTTTCCTCTTCGGCCAATGGCTTATCCCCGTCGTTTGGCGCGGCTCGCGAGGATGCCAGATGGGTGGCGACATCCTCCAGGGCTTGCAGCACGGCGGCGTCCGACGCTGTGTCGGCTACGCTCACGTGCCGGAAACCCAGCGATCCGGCTTGATTTTTCAATCGTTCGCTGATGACGACCAGCGGCGTCTCGATCAGCCGCGGCCGGTCCTCCGGTGGAACCAGGCTGTACAAGTGCTCGATGGCTTCGCCGCTGGTGGCGGTCAGAATGTCGAGCCCGGCCGTCCGCAAGCCGTCGACCAGTGGCTCGGTGCCCGTGTACACCGGCACCCGCCGATACAGCTCGGCATACTGGACCAGTGCGCCGCGTTCGACAAGCCGCTCCTTGAGCGTTTCCCGCCCGCCTTCGCCACGCACGATCAGGATCCGCCGGTCCGCGACGTCCCGCATCTCAGGCATATTCAGCAACCCTTCCGAATTCGCTTGCGACTCCGGAATGAGGTCCACGGTGATCCCGGTTTCGACCAAAGCATCGGCCGTGGCTTTGCCGATGGCGGCGATGCGCGGCCTGGCGCCGTCCGGTGGAAGCGCGCCGAGTACTCTGGCCTGGTTCACCGCATTGGCACTGACGAAGATCCACCAGTCCCAATCCGACACTTGCCGAAGGAGAGCCGCTGCTTCCGCCGCCCGCGCGCTCGGCTCGATGTCGAGCAGAGGGAAACGGACCGCGCTGCCGCCTGCCGCTTCGACCAGCTTGCACAGCGGTTCGGCCTGATCCTTCGGTCGCGTGACGAGGACGCGCAATCCCGACAA encodes the following:
- the hemDX gene encoding fused uroporphyrinogen-III synthase HemD/membrane protein HemX; the protein is MSMPPSLSGLRVLVTRPKDQAEPLCKLVEAAGGSAVRFPLLDIEPSARAAEAAALLRQVSDWDWWIFVSANAVNQARVLGALPPDGARPRIAAIGKATADALVETGITVDLIPESQANSEGLLNMPEMRDVADRRILIVRGEGGRETLKERLVERGALVQYAELYRRVPVYTGTEPLVDGLRTAGLDILTATSGEAIEHLYSLVPPEDRPRLIETPLVVISERLKNQAGSLGFRHVSVADTASDAAVLQALEDVATHLASSRAAPNDGDKPLAEEEKQMTDAPQRPAAGEDPHPLQGKAAAPVPAHPPRKSRIVAWLGYSMLAAILLLATAGYFLIQELRSKQEGLGGELNKGDLHVLELSRQVSSLQTQLATLHSQVATLQSQLGTEDSKLERLLGEQSAGFGQKLEDTRKELAQSIQAIQRQLSRTHSDVLIADAEYLLGIANQKLHLSGDVKSVLEAMQAADQRLHDSGDPGVFKVREALAEEINRLEAFQAPDVVGLSAKLLAIEAKTRELPLFLPHPDMSKEPRETPKTKSPEAETGDAVDSTLEQLKGLVTVRRSDRPVHAVLTPQEAAGLREILLLKLEMTRTSILRGDDALFHSNLESATAWLNENFDRDSSAFKDISSDLRAMAGVRLKASFPDISGSLTLLRNIEKLRLETDVVTPASTAAPAASPGSDAPGGKP